CAAAGGGCGATAACACCATCAGTTACGGATCGGTCGTTTCTGCCAATCCAGGCCGCTACAAAGTGGTTCACAGTTTTTTTCCTTCAGTTGGGCAAAATTTCAGACAGCGCTATATTATTCTGCATTACACAGCTTTGGATCACGATAAATCGGTAAGAGTGCTGACCGAGCAAAGTGTGAGCTCCCATTATTTGGTTAATGACACTGATGACAGGGAAATTTATCAGCTGGTTGATGAGAATAAAAGAGCTTACCACGCAGGTATTAGCGAATGGCGAAAAATTACCAATCTTAACGACACCTCAATCGGAATTGAAATTGTAAACCCCGGTTATACGGCTGATGCGCAGGGCGTGAAAACTTTTTATGACTATCCGGAATGGCAGTTTAAGAAAGTTGGTGAACTCGTAAAAGATCTTGTGAAAAGATATGATATTAAGCCACAAAACGTGATCGCACATTCGGATATCGCGCCAACAAGGAAAGAAGATCCGGGTCCGAAATTTCCATGGAAGCGCCTTTATAACGAATATGGCGTGGGAATGTGGTATGATGACACTGCAAAAATGGCTTTTATGAACCAAATGACGCCGGAAACCTTTGCGTTGGAAAGTGCTAATTCAACCTTTATCTTTAAATATCAAACGTTTCTAAATGATTTTGGTTACGGAATTATGCCAAGCGGAACTTATGATAATGCTACAAAGCGGACTATAGAAGCCTTTCAGTACCATTTCAGGCCAGAAAAATACGACGGCATTATGGATTTGGAGACATGGGCGATTCTGCAGGCACTTTTACAAAAGTATCCTGCAAAATAGCTTCGAAAACAGGTTTAAAAAGCGTATGGTGATCATGCGCTTTTTTTGTTTTGTATTCTAAAAAAATCTTAACTTTTCACTCAAATATTTTTTAATGGTAAGTTTCAGAAAAGAAAGCGATTTATTGGGTGAACTGAATGTTCCCGCAGGTGTTTTTTATGGGGTCCAAACGCAGCGTGCGATTGAAAATTTCAAAATATCAGGTCAAAAGCTGTCATCTTACCCAAAATTCATTAAGGCATTGGCTTTGGTGAAAAAATCGGCTGCAAAAACCAATTACGAGCTGGGATTGCTTGAAGAACATTTATATTTTAAAATTGCCGAAGCCTGCGACGAAGTGGCATCCGGAAAGTACGATGACCAATTTCCGCTCGATATGATACAGGGTGGTGCCGGAACTTCAGTCAATATGAACGCCAATGAAGTGATCGCAAATGTTGTCCTTGAGAAGCTTGGGAAAAATAAAGGCGATTATCAGTTTTGTTCCCCAAACGACCATATCAACCTTTCACAGTCAACCAACGATGCTTATCCTACTTCCC
The sequence above is a segment of the Chryseobacterium taklimakanense genome. Coding sequences within it:
- a CDS encoding N-acetylmuramoyl-L-alanine amidase is translated as MRNSLHIIALGMLVISCGTTQKPVQKVAAKPVPKPTTTAPVKTPVQTPVKPQMDNQGSNHFYKVNIADASKGDNTISYGSVVSANPGRYKVVHSFFPSVGQNFRQRYIILHYTALDHDKSVRVLTEQSVSSHYLVNDTDDREIYQLVDENKRAYHAGISEWRKITNLNDTSIGIEIVNPGYTADAQGVKTFYDYPEWQFKKVGELVKDLVKRYDIKPQNVIAHSDIAPTRKEDPGPKFPWKRLYNEYGVGMWYDDTAKMAFMNQMTPETFALESANSTFIFKYQTFLNDFGYGIMPSGTYDNATKRTIEAFQYHFRPEKYDGIMDLETWAILQALLQKYPAK